One Methanolinea sp. DNA window includes the following coding sequences:
- a CDS encoding sugar phosphate isomerase/epimerase family protein, with product MRRIGCSTWCCLDRPLPEAFGLIVELTDTVEIFADAAHDILDYGECLSPCRGISLSVHAPTADINLASTREPVRMASVALVSAVCERAGDLGASAVVVHPGISPWPGQEEVSRSALSRSLDDLARVQEEVGVRVAVENMGSWEMCHFRDTGLLPEIAGRGLSFCLDVGHAHLNNVLDRFLSLATPCIVHLHDNCGSTDDHLPPGRGSMDYPSLLGRLPAGVPWILEVPDIGMVEQGLAYVEMHTPFRRGGDRGQGDPPLPARGGRRAVPEGEDLWRR from the coding sequence GTGAGGCGAATTGGCTGCTCGACGTGGTGCTGCCTTGACCGGCCACTCCCGGAGGCGTTCGGGCTGATCGTGGAACTGACAGACACGGTCGAGATATTCGCGGATGCAGCGCACGATATCCTCGACTACGGGGAATGCCTGTCTCCTTGCCGCGGCATCTCCCTCTCTGTCCATGCCCCGACCGCGGACATCAACCTCGCGAGCACCCGCGAACCGGTCCGGATGGCCTCCGTCGCGCTCGTCTCCGCGGTCTGCGAGCGCGCGGGAGACCTCGGTGCTTCCGCCGTCGTCGTGCACCCCGGGATCTCCCCCTGGCCCGGCCAGGAAGAGGTGTCGCGGTCTGCCCTCTCCCGCTCCCTCGACGATCTCGCAAGGGTCCAGGAGGAGGTCGGGGTCAGGGTCGCGGTCGAGAACATGGGATCGTGGGAGATGTGCCACTTTCGGGATACCGGCCTCCTGCCGGAAATTGCCGGGAGGGGCCTCTCATTCTGCCTCGACGTGGGCCACGCCCACCTCAACAACGTTCTTGACAGGTTCCTCTCGCTGGCGACCCCTTGCATCGTCCATCTCCACGACAACTGCGGGAGCACCGACGATCATCTCCCGCCAGGGAGAGGCAGCATGGACTACCCCTCTCTCCTCGGGAGGCTCCCGGCGGGTGTACCGTGGATCCTCGAGGTCCCGGACATCGGGATGGTGGAGCAGGGCCTGGCCTACGTGGAAATGCACACTCCCTTCCGCCGCGGCGGGGATCGGGGCCAGGGCGATCCCCCGCTACCGGCACGAGGGGGGCGGCGGGCAGTTCCGGAAGGGGAGGATCTCTGGCGAAGGTAG
- a CDS encoding ABC transporter ATP-binding protein has translation MLAISGVDLSYGAHLVLSGISLQSPRGTFLGIIGPNGSGKTTLLKAIARLVAPSRGTILLGGKEVGEYPARDLARMVGMVPQATAPGFDFPVQDVVMMGRYPHIGMLGAERPADREAVRRVMEVTGIAHLAERSTREISGGELQRVIIARALAQEPEVLLLDEATAHLDLGHQVAILQVVRDLARRITVIGVFHDLNHAAHFCDRLVLLHDHRILALGEPREVLTGENIERAFGIRAVVREDPLTGRPSISLIPPLPGDVEDSTRVHVVCGGGEGASILSALRSLGFSVTAGVLSVNDSDFVAADTLGIPCIAEPPFSPISDDSKRRLEGLVADADAVIVTRGPWGKGNIGNLEVLSRVDCHRVVLVGFSSWNGQKWDYTDGEAKRIVRSLIESGAREVPDFPSALRIIRTIGGRER, from the coding sequence GTGTTAGCCATCTCGGGAGTGGACCTCAGCTACGGCGCGCACCTCGTCCTGTCCGGTATATCGCTCCAGTCCCCGAGGGGGACATTCCTTGGCATCATCGGCCCGAACGGCTCAGGGAAAACGACGCTCCTCAAGGCGATCGCCCGGCTCGTCGCACCGTCCCGCGGGACCATCCTCCTCGGAGGGAAGGAGGTAGGAGAATACCCCGCGAGGGACCTTGCCCGGATGGTGGGTATGGTCCCGCAGGCAACGGCGCCGGGATTCGACTTCCCCGTGCAGGACGTGGTGATGATGGGGCGGTACCCCCACATAGGGATGCTCGGGGCCGAGAGGCCGGCTGACCGTGAGGCCGTGCGGCGGGTCATGGAGGTGACCGGGATTGCGCACCTCGCGGAGAGGTCCACCCGGGAGATCTCCGGGGGCGAACTGCAGAGGGTTATCATCGCCCGGGCACTCGCGCAGGAACCGGAAGTCCTCCTCCTCGACGAGGCAACCGCCCACCTCGACCTCGGGCACCAGGTCGCGATTCTCCAGGTCGTCAGGGATCTTGCGCGCCGGATCACGGTCATCGGGGTCTTCCACGACCTCAATCACGCCGCGCATTTCTGCGACAGGTTGGTCCTCCTCCACGACCACAGGATCCTCGCGTTGGGAGAACCGCGGGAAGTCCTCACCGGGGAGAACATCGAGAGGGCATTTGGCATCCGCGCCGTCGTCCGGGAGGATCCCCTCACGGGGCGCCCGTCTATCTCGCTCATCCCGCCCCTCCCGGGTGACGTGGAAGACAGCACGAGGGTCCACGTCGTATGCGGCGGCGGGGAGGGAGCGAGTATCCTCTCTGCGCTCCGTTCCCTCGGGTTTTCCGTGACGGCGGGGGTCCTCTCCGTCAACGACAGCGACTTCGTCGCGGCAGATACGCTCGGTATCCCGTGCATCGCGGAACCCCCTTTCAGTCCCATATCCGACGATTCGAAAAGGAGACTGGAAGGGCTCGTCGCGGATGCCGACGCGGTCATCGTCACGCGGGGCCCGTGGGGAAAGGGGAATATCGGGAACCTCGAGGTCCTCTCCCGCGTGGATTGCCACCGCGTCGTGCTGGTGGGATTCTCATCGTGGAACGGCCAAAAATGGGACTACACCGATGGCGAAGCAAAGCGCATCGTCCGTTCTCTGATAGAAAGTGGGGCCCGGGAGGTCCCCGACTTCCCGTCCGCGCTCCGTATCATCAGGACGATAGGGGGGAGAGAACGGTGA
- a CDS encoding iron chelate uptake ABC transporter family permease subunit gives MILLLGSLLGASIVLCTLVGPAGIPFFSLSDGVPGDTILYGIRLPRVLSAALVGAGLAASGVVLQGLFRNPMADPYLLGTSAGGALGAATAIIVLGGAYSMPFAFAGCIGAASLVYGISRRAGRIRVEQLLLTGIAVSMFLGAVLSFTMYTAGESLHQIFLWLMGGFWTASWNDVWVGLLVVPAAVPLFLLSREQDILSLGEEDAITLGVDTELLKRSLLVTSAFITAVAVSIAGSIGFIGLITPHIMRLVSGPGHRVLLPASMMAGGILLVLSDALARTAGNEVPVGVVTAFFGAPFFVFLLRRRRESC, from the coding sequence GTGATCCTCCTCCTCGGATCCCTCCTCGGTGCGAGCATCGTCTTGTGCACCCTCGTCGGCCCCGCGGGTATCCCTTTCTTCTCGCTCTCCGATGGTGTGCCGGGAGACACGATCCTCTACGGCATCCGACTCCCGCGGGTTCTCTCCGCCGCGCTCGTCGGGGCAGGGCTCGCGGCATCGGGTGTCGTGCTGCAGGGGCTCTTCCGTAACCCGATGGCAGACCCCTACCTCCTCGGGACATCGGCCGGGGGTGCGCTCGGCGCCGCAACGGCAATCATCGTGCTCGGCGGCGCGTATTCCATGCCCTTCGCATTCGCCGGGTGCATCGGGGCAGCATCCCTCGTCTACGGGATCTCGCGGCGGGCGGGGCGGATACGGGTCGAACAGCTCCTCTTGACCGGCATCGCGGTATCGATGTTCCTCGGTGCTGTCCTCTCGTTCACGATGTACACCGCAGGGGAGTCCCTGCACCAGATCTTCCTGTGGCTCATGGGGGGATTCTGGACGGCCTCGTGGAACGACGTCTGGGTCGGCCTCCTCGTCGTTCCCGCTGCAGTTCCCCTCTTCCTCCTCTCGCGGGAGCAGGATATCCTCTCGCTCGGCGAGGAGGACGCCATCACGCTCGGGGTCGACACCGAGCTCCTCAAGAGATCCCTCCTCGTGACCAGTGCATTCATCACCGCGGTCGCGGTCTCGATCGCGGGGAGCATCGGGTTCATCGGCCTGATCACACCCCACATCATGCGGCTCGTCTCCGGCCCGGGTCACAGGGTCCTCCTCCCCGCGTCGATGATGGCGGGGGGTATCCTCCTCGTCCTCTCCGATGCACTCGCACGGACCGCGGGAAACGAGGTCCCGGTTGGGGTGGTCACCGCGTTCTTCGGCGCCCCGTTCTTCGTTTTCCTCCTCCGAAGGAGGCGCGAATCGTGTTAG
- a CDS encoding cobalamin-binding protein, translating to MSPPCTAVSVTDDTGTTVVIPSPPQRIVSLAPSNTEILYALGLGDRVVGVTDYCNFPPEAKGKQKVGGYSTVSIEKVVALRPDLVVAAYGNGKDVVESIRSLGIPVVSLHPLTLDDVLKDIELIGLATGAKENARVVTGDLRRRIDAIEVRTRGAEYRPRVAHVIWNNPIYVSGNGTLQDKLIRLAGGRNAFAHLEGWKNVGIEDFISADPEVLVVNTGTGMGGGGDAIARYFREEPRFAGVSAIRNGRVFLVDSDIVDRAGPRVVEALELFASGISSVDEEQDARGDPASEATRTLSLPFLAPVCALVAIAAISLRMGSGRGNRE from the coding sequence GTGTCACCCCCGTGCACGGCGGTCTCCGTCACCGACGACACGGGAACGACGGTCGTAATCCCGTCCCCGCCCCAGAGGATCGTCTCCCTTGCCCCGTCGAACACCGAGATCCTCTACGCGCTCGGGCTCGGCGACAGGGTTGTCGGCGTGACGGATTACTGCAACTTCCCGCCGGAGGCAAAGGGAAAACAAAAGGTCGGGGGTTACAGCACGGTGAGCATCGAGAAGGTAGTCGCGCTCCGGCCCGACCTCGTCGTCGCGGCGTACGGGAACGGAAAGGACGTCGTGGAGAGTATCCGTTCCCTCGGAATCCCCGTCGTGTCCCTCCACCCCCTGACCCTCGACGACGTCCTCAAAGACATCGAGCTCATCGGGCTGGCAACGGGTGCGAAAGAGAACGCGAGGGTAGTCACAGGTGACCTGCGCCGGAGGATCGACGCGATCGAGGTGAGGACGAGAGGGGCAGAGTACCGCCCGCGCGTCGCGCACGTGATATGGAACAACCCCATCTACGTGAGCGGGAACGGGACGCTCCAGGACAAGCTCATCCGGCTCGCGGGCGGGAGAAATGCATTCGCGCACCTCGAAGGCTGGAAGAATGTGGGGATAGAAGACTTCATAAGCGCGGATCCCGAGGTGCTCGTCGTGAACACGGGGACGGGGATGGGTGGCGGCGGGGACGCGATCGCGCGGTACTTCAGGGAAGAGCCGCGTTTCGCGGGGGTGTCGGCTATCCGGAACGGCAGGGTTTTCCTCGTCGATTCGGACATCGTGGACCGTGCGGGTCCCCGTGTCGTGGAAGCTCTCGAATTGTTCGCATCCGGCATCAGTTCGGTGGACGAGGAGCAGGATGCCCGTGGGGATCCGGCGTCGGAGGCGACACGAACCCTCTCCCTCCCGTTCCTCGCGCCCGTCTGCGCACTGGTAGCAATCGCGGCAATTTCCCTGCGGATGGGGAGTGGTCGGGGCAACAGGGAGTGA
- a CDS encoding type IV pilin N-terminal domain-containing protein — protein sequence MDAVSPVVGVMLMLVVTIIIAAVVSGFAGGLAGESRKAPQASIKVSPAIESIKDTNTANWQPDYPANFTAKNGLLFEHAGGDGFALNEIAVQIQSQDAKYTISLADDVPDSTCLPAGTTKYLVEVGSGDGFIASGDKFMLYADNCRIDPLGSQISWKPKGAAGGEAAYLNTRCEYAIIDKASQKVIQKGEFVLQ from the coding sequence GTGGATGCCGTCTCGCCCGTGGTCGGCGTGATGCTGATGCTCGTGGTGACGATCATCATCGCCGCCGTGGTCAGCGGGTTTGCCGGTGGACTCGCGGGAGAGAGCAGGAAAGCCCCGCAGGCGTCCATCAAGGTCAGCCCCGCGATCGAATCGATAAAGGACACGAACACGGCGAACTGGCAGCCGGATTACCCCGCCAATTTCACGGCGAAGAACGGGCTCCTCTTCGAGCATGCCGGCGGTGACGGTTTCGCACTGAACGAGATCGCGGTGCAGATACAGAGCCAGGACGCGAAGTACACGATCTCGCTCGCAGACGACGTCCCCGACTCGACGTGCCTCCCCGCCGGGACCACGAAGTACCTCGTCGAGGTGGGATCGGGTGACGGCTTCATCGCGTCGGGGGACAAGTTCATGCTCTACGCTGACAACTGCCGCATCGACCCGCTCGGTTCCCAGATATCGTGGAAACCGAAAGGGGCGGCCGGTGGCGAGGCAGCGTACCTGAACACGCGGTGCGAGTACGCGATCATCGACAAGGCGAGCCAGAAGGTCATCCAGAAGGGAGAGTTCGTCCTGCAATGA
- a CDS encoding adenosylcobinamide amidohydrolase, with product MNFRCSPTTLVIEGDFLAASTGIGGGISRVSALFNRTVPRDWDDPDPLSFVMRVAAAEGIRGPFFGLLTAVPMERLVVCRSGLLDLFVTAGTSGDTINIIVVSRGGMAEHALLESIATISSAKTAALLRSGRDFIATPTDAVIVACEGQPVHNYAGIVTPLGRGLVEGVKRGVPLALAAYEQKMRGPVEITL from the coding sequence ATGAATTTCCGGTGTTCGCCCACGACTCTCGTCATCGAGGGAGATTTCCTCGCCGCGTCCACCGGGATAGGAGGGGGGATTTCAAGGGTCTCCGCGCTCTTCAACCGGACCGTCCCGCGGGACTGGGACGACCCGGACCCCCTCTCTTTCGTCATGAGGGTCGCTGCGGCGGAGGGTATAAGGGGGCCGTTCTTTGGTCTCCTCACCGCGGTCCCGATGGAGAGGCTCGTCGTGTGCCGGTCAGGTCTCCTCGACCTCTTCGTCACGGCGGGAACCTCGGGAGACACGATCAACATCATCGTCGTGTCCCGCGGGGGGATGGCAGAACATGCGCTCCTCGAATCCATCGCGACGATCAGCAGCGCGAAGACCGCCGCGCTCCTCCGTTCGGGGCGGGACTTCATCGCGACCCCGACCGACGCGGTGATCGTGGCGTGCGAGGGGCAGCCCGTCCACAATTACGCGGGGATCGTGACCCCTCTCGGGAGGGGCCTCGTGGAGGGCGTGAAGAGGGGTGTCCCCCTCGCACTCGCCGCCTACGAGCAGAAAATGAGAGGCCCCGTGGAGATCACGCTGTGA
- a CDS encoding DUF5658 family protein — protein sequence MYILFLLDIATTTVILSLGGHEINMVMAPFVGNYYLHLFLKGLVLVLAGTAGMWAEGKIPGSGLTMLLVIIGWYSIVILHNTSVLLELCTVPCP from the coding sequence GTGTACATCCTCTTCTTGCTGGATATCGCAACGACGACGGTAATCCTCTCGCTCGGGGGACACGAGATCAACATGGTGATGGCACCTTTCGTGGGAAATTACTACCTCCACCTCTTCCTCAAGGGGCTCGTGCTCGTGCTCGCGGGGACTGCGGGGATGTGGGCCGAGGGGAAGATCCCCGGTTCGGGTCTCACGATGCTCCTCGTCATCATCGGCTGGTACTCGATCGTCATCCTCCACAATACCTCGGTCCTCCTCGAGCTCTGCACAGTCCCGTGCCCGTAG
- a CDS encoding tetratricopeptide repeat protein, whose amino-acid sequence MTRLPVLVLALCILCALTALACAAPPLDAISAYNSGVDLAMEGKFDEALASIDRALSIEPNFTLAWITKSGILNVKGEFNESLEASGRALALDENQADAWTNRASALIALGRLEEGLEAANRAIELDPRHSEAWIDRATALSGLGRTKEAEEAMQMAMFLVGTPVTTPPAPPTPSQAAPLHVAAVLLAMVAAVLLARVAR is encoded by the coding sequence ATGACGAGACTACCTGTCCTTGTTCTCGCGCTCTGCATCCTCTGTGCACTCACCGCCCTCGCGTGTGCAGCCCCGCCCCTCGACGCGATATCTGCCTACAACAGCGGTGTCGACCTCGCGATGGAAGGGAAATTCGACGAGGCCCTCGCATCCATCGACCGGGCACTCTCGATCGAACCGAACTTCACCCTCGCGTGGATCACGAAATCCGGGATACTGAACGTGAAAGGAGAGTTCAACGAGTCACTCGAGGCATCGGGGAGGGCACTCGCACTCGACGAAAACCAGGCCGATGCGTGGACCAACAGGGCGAGTGCGCTCATCGCGCTGGGACGACTCGAGGAAGGTCTCGAGGCGGCCAACAGGGCCATCGAACTCGACCCGCGGCACTCCGAGGCCTGGATAGACAGGGCGACAGCCCTCTCGGGCCTCGGGAGGACGAAGGAAGCAGAAGAGGCGATGCAGATGGCGATGTTCCTCGTGGGAACGCCGGTTACCACTCCCCCGGCACCACCGACCCCCTCGCAAGCCGCACCGCTCCATGTCGCCGCGGTTCTCCTCGCGATGGTTGCCGCGGTACTCCTCGCCCGCGTGGCACGGTAG
- a CDS encoding phosphopantetheine adenylyltransferase: MKVMVGGTFDPLHDGHKRLLTRSFELAGRDGVVVIGLTTDAFASRKAHPVRPYEERKDALENFIRTSGFSTPYSIEPLNDRYGSALDADFDALVVSEETLPVAREINVLRHERGLPKVDIHQITCVLAEDGKWISSTRIYRGEIDEHGRLLRGKEDRA; this comes from the coding sequence ATGAAGGTTATGGTCGGGGGCACCTTTGACCCCCTCCACGACGGCCACAAGAGGCTCCTCACCCGGTCTTTCGAACTCGCGGGGCGTGACGGGGTGGTCGTCATCGGGCTGACGACCGATGCCTTCGCGTCGCGGAAGGCACACCCCGTCCGCCCGTACGAGGAGCGGAAGGATGCCCTCGAGAATTTCATCCGCACGAGCGGGTTCTCCACGCCGTACTCCATCGAGCCGCTGAATGACCGGTACGGATCGGCGCTCGATGCCGACTTCGACGCGCTCGTCGTGAGCGAGGAGACACTCCCCGTCGCCCGGGAGATCAACGTGCTCCGGCACGAGAGGGGGCTCCCGAAAGTCGATATCCACCAGATCACCTGTGTCCTTGCCGAGGACGGGAAGTGGATATCCAGCACGCGTATTTACAGGGGAGAGATCGACGAGCACGGCAGGTTGCTCCGGGGGAAGGAGGATCGCGCATGA
- a CDS encoding gamma carbonic anhydrase family protein — MAVGGAGKGGKFIAPTATVLGDVEIGECVGIWFGAVVRGDRDRISIGDLSNIQDNAVIHTSAGYPVRIGREVSVGHGAILHGCTISDRVLVGMGAIVLNGAVVGEDTLIGAGAVVTEGASIPPGSVVVGVPGKVIKQVTEEQKRLIVQNAATYWELAGMYRNA, encoded by the coding sequence ATGGCTGTTGGTGGGGCCGGGAAAGGCGGGAAGTTCATCGCGCCGACCGCGACGGTTCTCGGCGACGTGGAGATAGGGGAATGCGTCGGGATCTGGTTCGGCGCTGTCGTCCGCGGCGACCGCGACAGGATCTCCATCGGTGATCTCTCCAATATCCAGGACAACGCCGTCATCCACACGAGTGCGGGATACCCTGTCCGCATCGGGAGGGAAGTCTCGGTGGGACACGGCGCCATCCTCCACGGGTGCACGATAAGTGACAGGGTCCTCGTGGGCATGGGCGCGATCGTCCTTAACGGGGCGGTCGTCGGCGAAGATACACTCATCGGTGCGGGAGCCGTCGTCACCGAGGGGGCGTCGATCCCGCCGGGATCGGTCGTCGTGGGCGTGCCGGGGAAGGTCATCAAGCAGGTCACCGAGGAACAGAAGAGGCTGATCGTCCAGAACGCCGCGACATATTGGGAACTCGCGGGGATGTACCGGAATGCCTGA
- a CDS encoding CoB--CoM heterodisulfide reductase iron-sulfur subunit A family protein — protein MPEVVVIGGGVAGIQAALDLAGHGIDVCLVEKEPSIGGHMAMLDKTFPTNDCSMCILSPKMMDVARHPRIRLMTCARVISVSGEPGHYKVTIRKMPRYVDAEKCNGCGDCIAVCPVEVYNRFDAGIGVRKAIYKPHSQSVPDIVVRDTAHCIECGLCYDVCGRDAILKEDREEDVTVEAGSIIVACGYDLFDARRKEQYRYLELPDVVTALEFERMMNASGPTGGEIRRLSTGKVPRSVVFVQCVGSRDISVGRPYCSGICCMYAIKNAILLKEKYPGTDVTILYMDIRAYGKGYEEYYQRAIEAGVRFIRGMPGEILGEGEELLLRVENTETGEIEDLRPELVVLSTGLEPAADSGAIGEMLGLPREPTGFFKPLDEKVDTVATVRPGIYLAGTVTAPRDIPDCVAQSGAAAMRAFIDAVRDRTSR, from the coding sequence ATGCCTGAGGTTGTCGTCATCGGCGGCGGCGTGGCAGGTATCCAGGCCGCACTGGACCTCGCGGGCCACGGCATCGATGTCTGCCTCGTGGAGAAGGAACCGTCCATCGGAGGTCACATGGCGATGCTCGACAAGACCTTCCCGACGAATGACTGCTCGATGTGCATCCTCTCCCCCAAGATGATGGACGTCGCCCGCCACCCCCGGATACGCCTCATGACATGCGCGAGGGTGATCTCGGTCAGCGGGGAACCCGGCCATTACAAAGTCACGATAAGGAAGATGCCCCGCTACGTCGACGCGGAGAAGTGCAACGGGTGCGGGGACTGCATCGCGGTATGCCCCGTCGAGGTCTACAACAGGTTCGACGCGGGCATCGGTGTCCGGAAGGCGATCTACAAGCCGCACAGCCAGTCCGTGCCGGACATCGTCGTGAGGGATACCGCCCACTGCATCGAGTGCGGGCTCTGCTACGACGTCTGCGGCAGGGACGCGATCCTGAAAGAGGACCGCGAGGAGGACGTCACCGTCGAAGCGGGGAGCATCATCGTCGCGTGCGGGTACGACCTCTTCGACGCGAGGAGGAAGGAACAGTACAGGTACCTCGAACTCCCGGATGTGGTCACGGCCCTCGAGTTCGAGAGGATGATGAACGCGAGCGGCCCGACGGGAGGGGAGATAAGACGCCTCTCGACGGGGAAAGTGCCGCGGTCGGTCGTCTTCGTCCAGTGCGTCGGGTCGAGGGACATTTCGGTAGGCAGGCCCTACTGCTCGGGGATATGCTGCATGTACGCGATAAAGAACGCGATCCTCCTGAAGGAGAAGTATCCCGGGACCGACGTGACCATCCTCTACATGGACATCAGGGCCTATGGGAAAGGGTACGAGGAGTACTACCAGCGGGCGATTGAGGCCGGCGTGAGATTCATCCGCGGGATGCCCGGCGAGATCCTCGGGGAGGGCGAAGAACTCCTCCTCCGCGTGGAGAACACCGAGACGGGGGAGATAGAGGATCTCCGGCCGGAACTCGTCGTCCTCTCGACGGGCCTTGAGCCCGCGGCGGATTCCGGCGCGATCGGGGAAATGCTCGGGCTGCCGAGGGAACCGACAGGGTTTTTCAAGCCGCTCGACGAGAAGGTCGACACCGTGGCAACCGTCCGGCCGGGCATCTACCTCGCCGGGACCGTCACGGCCCCGCGGGACATCCCGGACTGCGTCGCGCAGTCGGGGGCCGCTGCCATGCGTGCATTCATCGACGCGGTGAGAGACAGGACGTCCCGATGA
- the mtnA gene encoding S-methyl-5-thioribose-1-phosphate isomerase → MRTVKALWWDATTGAIALIDQTKLPGHCRVVRCRTVDRLVSAIENLEVRGAPALGIAGAYGVALAARRIRLPDLGPFLRELGREAERIAASRPTAVNLSVGVSVAMEAALQSGSVREARERTLAAADAFAESESRACHLIGDHGAPLVPDDCSLLTHCNAGALACGEWGTALGVVRSAVAQKKRVSVIACETRPLLQGARLTAWELVSDGIPVTVIPDSAAALMMQRGEVDLVVVGADRITRDAVFNKVGTYMHAICARFHGIPFYVAAPVSTFDPERSFREVTIEERPRQEVSTCGGKVTVPDGAAVRNYAFDRTPHDLVTAFITDIGILEPPLDWGKIARARATARGTARE, encoded by the coding sequence ATGAGAACCGTGAAGGCACTCTGGTGGGACGCTACCACCGGCGCCATCGCCCTGATCGACCAGACAAAGCTCCCGGGCCACTGCCGGGTCGTGAGGTGCAGGACCGTCGACCGTCTCGTGTCCGCGATCGAGAACCTCGAGGTCCGCGGTGCTCCTGCCCTCGGGATCGCGGGGGCCTATGGAGTCGCCCTCGCGGCACGGCGCATCCGGCTTCCGGACCTCGGTCCCTTCCTGCGGGAGCTTGGCCGCGAGGCCGAGCGGATAGCGGCGTCGAGACCCACCGCCGTGAACCTCTCGGTGGGGGTGAGCGTGGCCATGGAGGCCGCCCTGCAGTCTGGTTCGGTGCGGGAGGCAAGGGAGCGGACTCTCGCCGCCGCGGACGCGTTCGCGGAATCGGAGAGCCGCGCCTGCCACCTGATCGGGGACCACGGGGCACCGCTCGTCCCGGACGATTGCTCGCTCCTCACGCACTGCAACGCGGGCGCGCTCGCGTGCGGGGAGTGGGGGACCGCCCTCGGTGTCGTCCGGTCAGCGGTCGCCCAAAAAAAGAGAGTCTCCGTGATCGCGTGCGAGACCCGCCCGCTCCTGCAGGGAGCCCGCCTGACTGCCTGGGAACTCGTGTCGGACGGGATTCCCGTGACCGTGATTCCCGACTCGGCGGCCGCGCTCATGATGCAGCGCGGCGAGGTCGACCTCGTCGTCGTGGGGGCAGACAGGATCACCCGCGATGCCGTCTTCAACAAGGTGGGCACGTACATGCACGCCATCTGCGCCCGGTTCCACGGGATCCCATTTTACGTCGCCGCTCCGGTCTCCACGTTCGACCCGGAGAGGTCTTTTCGGGAGGTGACCATCGAGGAGAGGCCGCGGCAAGAGGTGTCGACGTGCGGGGGGAAGGTCACCGTCCCCGATGGCGCCGCGGTGAGGAACTACGCGTTCGATCGAACCCCGCACGACCTCGTCACCGCGTTCATCACCGACATCGGGATACTCGAACCTCCCCTTGACTGGGGAAAGATCGCGAGGGCAAGGGCCACGGCGAGAGGGACCGCGCGGGAATGA
- a CDS encoding DUF116 domain-containing protein, whose translation MNVARVTLEGIVFLVGEITLVILFGIFVLSLVLVWISIISINTGKLIFPRFVKAGMALVEGLAKALFRLFGLEDSEILTFFISLHNNMQKKNFAEIPPEERAIFLPQCLRSSRCPAHLSPEGLSCRSCGACSIGYWKKILSALGYRVFIVPGSSFIKRMVRAYRPRAIIGVGCLMEVKDGLEMSDKMGLTSMGVVTQKDGCVETSVDWDKVMEVAMLGIDPGKVPPEVREALFSLSVSKEKGRGGEDRE comes from the coding sequence ATGAACGTCGCACGCGTGACGCTGGAGGGCATCGTCTTCCTCGTGGGGGAGATCACGCTCGTCATCCTCTTCGGCATCTTCGTCCTCTCCCTCGTCCTCGTCTGGATATCCATCATCTCCATCAACACCGGCAAACTCATATTCCCCCGTTTCGTGAAGGCGGGGATGGCCCTCGTCGAGGGGCTCGCAAAGGCCCTCTTCCGTCTCTTCGGCCTCGAGGACAGCGAGATCCTCACGTTCTTCATCTCGCTGCACAACAACATGCAGAAGAAGAATTTCGCGGAGATCCCCCCCGAGGAGAGGGCGATATTCCTCCCCCAGTGCCTCCGGTCCTCCCGCTGTCCCGCGCACCTCTCGCCGGAAGGTCTCTCCTGCCGGAGCTGCGGCGCGTGCAGCATCGGTTACTGGAAGAAAATCCTCTCCGCGCTGGGTTACCGCGTGTTCATCGTGCCGGGATCGTCGTTCATCAAGAGGATGGTCAGGGCATACCGCCCGCGGGCCATCATCGGCGTCGGGTGCCTCATGGAAGTCAAGGACGGGCTCGAGATGTCCGACAAGATGGGTCTTACCTCCATGGGTGTCGTCACGCAGAAGGACGGGTGCGTGGAGACGAGCGTGGACTGGGACAAGGTCATGGAGGTCGCGATGCTCGGGATCGATCCCGGGAAAGTACCCCCCGAGGTGAGGGAGGCGCTCTTCTCGCTCTCGGTGTCAAAGGAAAAGGGCAGAGGCGGTGAAGACCGCGAGTGA